A section of the Anabaena cylindrica PCC 7122 genome encodes:
- a CDS encoding adenylate/guanylate cyclase domain-containing protein, with the protein MTELILLLTEGNTETSVSVNQDVFIIGRLPECDLFLPFGGVSRRHARIAKTIDDTWVIEDMGSKNGTQVNLTPVTSVQELSDGDVIWLGNVRLTVMFSVTESHLPAQYVPITEPNGQQITIFRDVEELQQQWIKASDIHDINNNKDKVIARLKDLVDIAKNLCAAASIEEIFFQVQEVVFRYIDGMERLALLIDVDGSGYLDLINSATKDISQQKTLPLNGNWISRSICQRVFTDKVAIQSADTQTDERFSGESSILFKGIMSVMAVPLWDENKVVGVLYADGKLYSSRWEQEGEEELSFFSALANIVASSVQRWLLVDKLRTEEVIRHRLERYHSPAVVKQLISVRGMKNGRLAPAESEISILFADLVGFTAISERLTPTEIAELLNNLFEEMLQEVFAYGGTLDKYIGDCIMAFFGAPETQLDHADLAVAAAKGMLNRLQNLNANNFWYEPLQLRIAINSGKAVVGDVGSSQRVDYTALGTTINIAARMEAICPTGECVISEVTYKMLSQSSEFQEMGDYRFKGINRFIKVYQTRMN; encoded by the coding sequence ATGACAGAACTCATACTACTCCTAACAGAGGGTAATACTGAGACTTCGGTTTCAGTAAATCAAGATGTATTTATTATCGGTCGTTTGCCAGAATGCGACTTGTTTTTACCTTTTGGGGGAGTTTCCCGTAGACACGCCCGCATAGCCAAAACTATTGATGATACGTGGGTTATCGAGGATATGGGTAGTAAAAATGGGACACAAGTAAATCTAACACCTGTTACCTCGGTCCAAGAGTTGAGTGACGGAGATGTGATTTGGTTGGGTAATGTGAGATTGACAGTCATGTTTTCCGTAACTGAGTCACATTTACCCGCTCAATATGTACCAATTACAGAACCTAATGGTCAACAAATAACTATTTTTCGAGATGTTGAAGAACTCCAACAGCAATGGATAAAAGCTAGTGATATTCATGACATTAATAATAATAAAGATAAAGTTATTGCCCGTCTGAAAGATTTGGTAGATATAGCTAAAAACCTCTGTGCAGCAGCATCTATTGAAGAGATTTTTTTTCAAGTTCAAGAAGTAGTTTTTCGTTATATAGATGGTATGGAACGCTTGGCATTATTAATTGATGTTGATGGTTCTGGTTATTTAGATTTAATAAATTCGGCAACTAAGGATATTTCTCAACAGAAAACTTTACCATTAAATGGTAACTGGATTAGTCGCAGTATTTGCCAAAGAGTATTTACTGATAAAGTGGCTATTCAAAGTGCTGACACTCAAACTGATGAACGCTTTTCTGGTGAATCTAGTATTTTATTTAAAGGTATTATGAGTGTCATGGCAGTACCTTTATGGGATGAAAATAAGGTGGTTGGTGTTCTTTATGCCGACGGTAAACTTTATTCTTCCCGCTGGGAACAAGAAGGTGAGGAAGAACTGAGCTTTTTTTCAGCTTTAGCAAATATTGTTGCTTCTAGTGTTCAACGTTGGTTATTGGTAGATAAACTCAGAACTGAAGAGGTGATTCGTCACCGTCTAGAACGGTATCATTCTCCAGCAGTGGTAAAGCAGTTGATCTCAGTTAGAGGCATGAAGAATGGACGATTGGCTCCTGCTGAAAGTGAAATCAGTATTTTGTTTGCTGATTTGGTGGGATTTACTGCTATTTCTGAACGACTTACACCCACAGAGATTGCTGAATTATTAAACAATTTATTTGAGGAAATGCTACAAGAAGTATTTGCTTATGGTGGTACTTTAGATAAGTATATTGGGGATTGCATTATGGCATTTTTCGGCGCTCCAGAAACACAACTAGATCATGCCGACCTTGCTGTTGCAGCGGCTAAGGGAATGCTGAATCGTCTGCAAAATCTCAATGCTAATAATTTTTGGTACGAACCTCTACAATTACGCATTGCTATTAATAGTGGTAAAGCTGTTGTGGGTGATGTTGGTAGTTCCCAAAGAGTAGACTATACAGCATTAGGAACAACCATAAATATAGCAGCCAGGATGGAAGCAATCTGTCCTACTGGTGAATGTGTGATTAGTGAAGTTACTTATAAGATGCTCTCACAAAGCTCGGAGTTTCAGGAAATGGGAGATTATCGTTTTAAAGGTATTAATCGTTTCATTAAGGTTTATCAGACAAGAATGAATTAA
- a CDS encoding Uma2 family endonuclease — protein MSISQDFELPQDAIFPTGDLYSDEPPLDFELPRDVIFPTKELESNEPPLESDSHLRQIILLLQCLELWWGNRNDFYASGNLTVYYSSRQPKSEDFRGPDFFVVKNAERHPRKSWVVWQEDGKYPNIIIELISDASVSIDKGLKKQIYQDIFRTPEYFWFDPNNLEFAGFILVGGTYQPLEFNNQGWLWSQQLSLYLGIHENKLRYFTNEGLIILTPEEFAEQEKQKSERLAAKLRELGIDPDTI, from the coding sequence ATGTCTATCTCCCAAGATTTTGAACTCCCACAAGATGCAATTTTTCCGACTGGAGACTTATATAGTGATGAACCACCATTAGATTTTGAACTCCCAAGAGATGTAATTTTTCCGACTAAAGAGTTAGAAAGTAATGAACCACCATTAGAAAGTGATTCACATTTACGCCAGATAATTCTGCTGTTGCAATGTTTAGAATTGTGGTGGGGAAACCGCAATGATTTTTACGCTTCTGGTAATTTAACTGTTTATTACAGTTCCCGTCAGCCTAAATCAGAAGACTTTCGTGGCCCAGATTTTTTTGTAGTCAAAAATGCAGAACGCCATCCTCGTAAAAGTTGGGTTGTTTGGCAAGAAGATGGTAAATATCCTAATATAATTATTGAATTGATTTCAGATGCAAGCGTATCAATTGATAAAGGGTTAAAAAAACAAATTTATCAAGATATTTTTCGCACCCCTGAATATTTTTGGTTTGACCCCAATAATTTAGAATTTGCTGGCTTTATTTTAGTTGGTGGTACTTATCAACCTCTAGAATTTAACAATCAAGGTTGGTTATGGAGTCAGCAGTTAAGTTTATATTTAGGTATTCATGAAAATAAATTGCGCTATTTTACAAATGAAGGATTAATCATCCTCACTCCTGAAGAATTTGCTGAACAAGAAAAACAAAAATCGGAACGTTTAGCAGCAAAACTGCGAGAATTAGGAATTGACCCAGATACAATTTAG
- a CDS encoding DUF2949 domain-containing protein, with the protein MIIHSTQGGEIKMAPSRYSRLINFLQEDLAISAASLAVALRHREQDPGSLTMILWQYGLITLEQLEQIYDWLETA; encoded by the coding sequence ATGATAATACACTCTACCCAAGGAGGTGAGATAAAAATGGCACCATCAAGATATTCTCGTTTGATTAATTTTCTCCAAGAAGATTTGGCGATTTCCGCTGCTTCCCTTGCTGTAGCGCTGCGTCACCGTGAGCAAGACCCAGGTTCTTTAACTATGATTCTTTGGCAATACGGGTTGATTACTCTAGAGCAATTAGAACAAATTTATGATTGGCTGGAAACGGCATAG
- the ylqF gene encoding ribosome biogenesis GTPase YlqF, with translation MSITQNYKLNLIQWYPGHIAKAEKNLKEQLKRVDVILEVRDARIPLATNHPQMNEWVGDKSRILVINRLDMILPQVRSHWTDWFKNQEQIPYFTNAQHGQGITAITKAAQAAGIALNQRRKDRGMLPRAVRAVVIGFPNVGKSALINRLLGKRVVASEARPGVTRQLRWVRISDQLQLLDAPGVIPSRMENQDAAVKLAICDDIGEASYDNQLIAAAFVDIVNQLQETHPHLLPAHPLLSRYEVDSIIHTGEEYLQVLAEHRYKGDVERAARTLITDFRKGLLGSIPLEAPPQ, from the coding sequence ATGTCAATAACTCAAAACTACAAATTAAATCTGATTCAATGGTATCCCGGTCACATTGCCAAAGCTGAAAAAAATCTCAAAGAACAGCTAAAACGGGTAGATGTGATTTTAGAAGTGAGAGATGCTCGTATTCCCTTAGCTACAAACCATCCGCAAATGAATGAATGGGTGGGGGATAAGTCAAGGATATTGGTGATTAACCGATTAGATATGATATTGCCACAAGTGCGATCGCACTGGACAGACTGGTTTAAAAACCAAGAACAAATCCCCTACTTTACCAATGCTCAACACGGTCAAGGTATCACAGCTATCACCAAAGCCGCACAAGCCGCAGGAATAGCACTTAATCAACGCAGAAAAGATCGAGGAATGTTACCCCGCGCAGTCCGTGCTGTCGTCATAGGTTTTCCTAACGTCGGTAAATCAGCATTAATTAACCGTCTCTTAGGCAAACGAGTAGTTGCTAGTGAAGCGCGTCCTGGAGTCACTCGTCAACTGCGTTGGGTGCGAATTTCCGATCAATTACAACTACTAGATGCTCCCGGTGTCATTCCCTCCAGAATGGAAAATCAAGACGCAGCAGTCAAATTAGCCATTTGTGATGATATTGGTGAAGCCTCTTACGATAATCAACTCATAGCCGCAGCATTTGTAGATATCGTTAACCAACTTCAAGAAACCCACCCTCATTTATTGCCAGCACACCCCTTACTTTCACGCTACGAAGTTGACTCCATTATTCATACAGGTGAAGAATATTTGCAAGTCTTAGCAGAACATCGCTACAAAGGAGATGTAGAACGTGCAGCAAGAACTCTCATCACCGATTTTCGCAAGGGACTTTTAGGCAGTATACCTTTAGAAGCTCCACCTCAATAA
- a CDS encoding acetolactate synthase large subunit → MNTAELLVQCLENEGVEYVFGLPGEENLHVLEALKNSSIQFITTRHEQGAAFMADVYGRLTGKAGVCLSTLGPGATNLMTGVADANLDGAPLVAITGQVGTDRMHIESHQYLDLVAMFAPVTKWNKQIVRPSITPEVVRKAFKRSQTEKPGAVHIDLPENIAAMPVEGKPLNKNNSEKTYASFASIRAAAAAISQAVNPIILVGNGAIRAQASDAVTQFATQMNIPVVNTFMGKGVIPYTHPLALWSVGLQQRDFITCGFDNTDLVIAIGYDLIEFSPKKWNPESKIPIIHIAATSAEIDSSYIPKVEIVGDISDSLNEILRLADRQGKPNPYAISLRSNIRADYEEYANDDGFPIKPQKLIYDLRQVMGPDDIVISDVGAHKMWIARHYHCHSPNTCIISNGFAAMGIAIPGALAAKLVNPHRKVVAVTGDGGFMMNCQELETALRVGTPFVTLIFNDGGYGLIEWKQENQFGKGNSSFVHFGNPDFVKFAESMGLKGYRVESATDLIPVLKEALSQDVPAVIDCRVDYRENRRFTQKADDLHCDI, encoded by the coding sequence ATGAATACGGCAGAATTATTAGTACAGTGCTTAGAAAATGAAGGAGTAGAATATGTTTTTGGACTTCCAGGTGAAGAAAATCTTCATGTTTTAGAAGCCTTAAAAAATTCATCCATTCAATTTATTACAACTCGTCATGAACAGGGTGCAGCATTCATGGCGGATGTTTATGGACGTTTAACAGGAAAAGCGGGAGTCTGTCTTTCCACTCTTGGCCCTGGGGCAACTAATTTAATGACCGGTGTTGCAGACGCTAACCTAGATGGTGCGCCCTTAGTGGCAATTACAGGACAGGTGGGAACAGATAGAATGCACATCGAATCCCATCAGTATTTAGATTTAGTGGCCATGTTTGCACCAGTCACCAAATGGAACAAGCAGATTGTCAGGCCAAGTATTACACCAGAAGTCGTGAGAAAGGCATTCAAGCGATCGCAAACCGAAAAACCCGGTGCAGTTCACATCGACTTACCAGAAAATATTGCCGCTATGCCCGTCGAAGGCAAACCTTTGAACAAGAATAATAGCGAAAAAACCTATGCCTCTTTTGCCAGCATTCGTGCCGCTGCCGCCGCAATTTCTCAAGCCGTTAACCCCATCATCTTAGTAGGCAATGGAGCGATTCGCGCCCAAGCTAGTGATGCCGTCACGCAATTTGCCACTCAAATGAATATTCCCGTTGTCAATACTTTCATGGGCAAAGGCGTAATTCCTTATACCCATCCATTAGCATTATGGTCAGTGGGATTACAACAACGAGATTTTATTACCTGCGGCTTTGATAATACAGATTTAGTCATCGCAATTGGCTACGATTTAATCGAATTTTCTCCCAAAAAATGGAATCCTGAAAGCAAAATTCCCATTATACATATAGCTGCAACTTCCGCAGAAATTGATAGTAGTTATATTCCCAAAGTAGAAATTGTCGGTGATATTTCCGATTCCCTCAATGAAATCTTAAGATTAGCAGACAGACAAGGTAAACCTAATCCCTACGCCATTAGCTTACGTTCTAATATTCGTGCTGATTACGAAGAGTATGCCAATGATGACGGCTTCCCGATAAAACCACAAAAACTAATTTATGATTTGCGACAAGTAATGGGGCCAGATGATATTGTTATTTCTGATGTTGGCGCTCATAAAATGTGGATTGCAAGACATTATCATTGCCATAGTCCTAATACTTGCATTATTTCTAATGGATTTGCCGCCATGGGAATCGCAATTCCTGGCGCTTTAGCCGCAAAACTTGTAAATCCTCACCGCAAAGTTGTCGCTGTAACCGGTGATGGTGGATTTATGATGAATTGCCAAGAATTAGAAACAGCTTTGCGTGTAGGTACACCCTTTGTCACTTTAATTTTTAATGATGGTGGCTATGGTTTAATTGAGTGGAAACAGGAAAATCAATTTGGTAAAGGTAACTCCTCTTTCGTGCATTTTGGCAATCCTGATTTTGTTAAATTCGCAGAAAGTATGGGATTAAAAGGCTATCGAGTTGAATCTGCAACTGATTTAATTCCTGTGCTTAAAGAAGCTCTAAGTCAAGATGTACCTGCTGTGATCGATTGTCGCGTAGATTATCGGGAGAACCGTCGCTTTACTCAAAAAGCTGATGACTTACATTGTGATATTTAG
- a CDS encoding NAD-dependent succinate-semialdehyde dehydrogenase — protein sequence MAIATINPATGETIKTFEPLSDGEITAKLDLAQQAFEKYRKTSFTERSLWLQQAAIILEQEKADFGKLMTLEMGKPLKAAIAEVEKCAFVCRYYAENAPGFMADVPVKTDASHSFIRYQPLGIILAVMPWNFPFWQVFRFAAPALMAGNVGLLKHASNVPQCALAIADILHRAGFPTGAFQTLLIGAAKVADLMADDRVKAATLTGSEPAGASLAAACGKQIKKTVLELGGSDPFIVLESADLEAAVTTAVTARMLNSGQSCIAAKRFIVAEAVADKFEKLLLEKFQALKVGDPMLPDTDLGPLATVDILEDLDKQVKTAVKSGGKVLIGGNPIPDSPGNFYPPTIIIDIPVDTAIAQEEFFGPVALLFRVPDLDAAIKLANDSPFGLGASAWTNNQQESDRLIQEIEAGAVFINSMVKSDPRLPFGGIKRSGYGRELSIQGIHEFVNIKTVWVK from the coding sequence ATGGCTATAGCCACCATTAATCCCGCTACCGGGGAAACTATCAAAACCTTTGAGCCGCTGAGTGATGGAGAAATTACGGCTAAATTAGATTTGGCACAGCAGGCTTTTGAAAAGTATCGAAAGACAAGTTTTACAGAGCGATCGCTCTGGTTGCAACAAGCAGCGATAATTTTAGAACAAGAAAAGGCAGATTTTGGCAAATTAATGACCCTGGAAATGGGTAAACCATTGAAAGCTGCGATCGCAGAAGTGGAAAAATGCGCCTTTGTTTGTCGCTATTATGCCGAAAATGCACCTGGTTTTATGGCTGATGTTCCAGTCAAAACCGATGCTAGTCATAGTTTTATCCGCTATCAACCATTAGGGATAATTTTGGCTGTCATGCCTTGGAACTTTCCTTTTTGGCAAGTTTTCCGTTTTGCTGCACCAGCACTAATGGCTGGCAATGTCGGCTTACTCAAACACGCTTCCAATGTCCCCCAGTGTGCCTTGGCAATAGCAGATATTCTCCACCGTGCAGGTTTTCCAACAGGTGCATTTCAAACTTTGTTAATCGGTGCTGCTAAAGTTGCCGATTTAATGGCTGATGACCGCGTAAAAGCTGCTACCTTGACGGGAAGCGAACCAGCAGGTGCATCTCTAGCTGCGGCCTGTGGTAAACAAATTAAAAAAACCGTCTTGGAATTGGGGGGAAGCGATCCCTTTATCGTTTTAGAAAGTGCAGATTTAGAAGCAGCAGTTACCACCGCAGTCACAGCCCGAATGTTAAATAGTGGGCAATCTTGTATTGCAGCTAAACGCTTTATTGTTGCCGAAGCAGTTGCTGATAAATTTGAAAAACTACTTTTAGAAAAATTTCAGGCGCTAAAAGTTGGTGATCCCATGCTACCAGATACCGATTTAGGCCCATTGGCAACCGTCGATATTCTGGAGGATTTAGACAAACAAGTCAAAACTGCTGTGAAAAGCGGTGGAAAAGTCCTCATTGGTGGAAATCCTATCCCAGATTCTCCTGGCAACTTTTATCCGCCAACTATTATCATAGATATCCCAGTAGATACAGCAATTGCTCAAGAAGAATTTTTTGGCCCAGTAGCGTTGTTATTCCGGGTTCCCGATCTCGACGCTGCCATTAAATTAGCTAATGATAGTCCCTTTGGTTTAGGTGCAAGTGCCTGGACAAACAACCAACAAGAAAGCGATCGCTTGATTCAAGAAATTGAAGCAGGTGCAGTATTTATTAACAGCATGGTCAAATCTGACCCCCGCTTACCCTTTGGCGGCATTAAGCGTTCTGGATACGGACGAGAATTGAGCATTCAAGGCATACACGAATTTGTGAATATCAAGACTGTTTGGGTTAAATGA
- a CDS encoding DUF192 domain-containing protein, producing MLRRLSLFPILLSVLLMGCSPATTAKPPTVTSGSQIQTSIPKGQNLPISAEATLPKGTKIKLEVAETPEQQMMGLMYRPALPDDRGMLFVFPSAQPVKFWMMNVPVSLDMVFLHNGVIKYIQTAAPPCNSQPCPTYGPNVPIDRVIELRAGRATELGLQVNDQVKIKFLKSGASE from the coding sequence ATGTTGCGTCGGCTAAGTTTGTTTCCTATATTGCTGAGTGTTTTACTGATGGGTTGCTCTCCAGCAACTACAGCTAAACCTCCTACTGTGACATCAGGTTCCCAAATTCAAACATCAATACCTAAAGGTCAAAATTTGCCAATTTCTGCTGAAGCGACTCTTCCCAAGGGGACAAAAATAAAGTTAGAAGTTGCAGAAACACCCGAACAACAGATGATGGGGTTGATGTATCGACCTGCTTTACCAGATGACCGGGGAATGTTGTTTGTTTTTCCTTCAGCACAACCGGTTAAATTCTGGATGATGAATGTACCTGTATCTTTGGATATGGTCTTTCTCCATAATGGGGTAATCAAGTATATTCAAACTGCTGCACCTCCTTGTAATAGTCAGCCTTGTCCCACCTATGGGCCTAATGTACCAATAGACCGAGTAATTGAACTTAGGGCGGGACGAGCTACTGAATTAGGCTTACAGGTAAACGATCAGGTCAAAATTAAATTCTTAAAGTCTGGTGCTTCTGAGTAA
- a CDS encoding glyoxalase/bleomycin resistance/dioxygenase family protein, whose amino-acid sequence MQYNDISITIATINFDNLVNFYIQLLEQEPKNLISNVYAEFQVSNLSLGIFKPKKDNEAEFAVNTKSPLSLCLEVSNLENAINHLQSLGYPPPGGISTASHGQEVYAYDPDGNRLILHQSHHR is encoded by the coding sequence ATGCAATATAATGATATATCCATCACCATTGCCACGATAAATTTTGATAATTTGGTGAATTTTTATATTCAGCTACTAGAACAAGAACCAAAAAACCTCATTTCCAACGTCTATGCTGAGTTTCAAGTCTCAAACCTCAGCTTAGGTATTTTTAAACCCAAAAAAGATAATGAAGCAGAATTTGCAGTAAATACTAAAAGTCCGCTTAGTTTGTGTTTAGAAGTGAGTAATTTAGAAAATGCCATAAATCACCTACAATCTTTAGGCTATCCCCCTCCAGGAGGCATTTCTACCGCTTCCCACGGTCAAGAAGTTTATGCCTACGACCCTGACGGCAACCGCTTAATTTTACATCAATCTCATCATCGGTAA
- a CDS encoding VanZ family protein has product MTQDKNRKHFCVKLYLVNLLFVVFSILVVSVATLYPFNFSLPQSFSRSEFFASFNNASSFQDQVNNVLLFMPLGFCCANLLHQLKIKPALKITIVFLLSAALSSTVEVLQIFISSRTPTPADIFNNTFGGCLGFAVFYLWNYQSLSRSFLQLQTGSLKQLNQRITGLILAYIFLIILISSIWQSTTNLNNWDFNYPLILGNERTGDRPWQGYISELYITDKAISNYEVSRGLNDANYFSSIGNSLLASYQLDNKCCGQEKQGNSPKLLWKGKPTNIREGKGVFLSSSQWLQTAKPVKNISKNISKKSEFTLSTTLATNNIQQTGPGRIISISNNYLRRNLTLSQQKDSLELRLRTPITGENGTDLQLMIPNVFTDKEFHQILMTYSRGTIQVYIDNRQRSYSFNLLELIPLHQKVFYYALTFIPLGAVLALLSLFTKNRVILSQILVPSGILLPSVILEVILINESDKSLSWKNILLGILFTSGTMLILKMRANSLKVRSSEFGVRSSE; this is encoded by the coding sequence ATGACTCAAGATAAAAATCGAAAACATTTCTGTGTAAAATTATATCTAGTAAATTTGCTATTTGTAGTATTTAGCATTTTGGTAGTATCTGTAGCTACACTTTACCCGTTTAATTTTTCATTACCTCAGAGTTTTTCTAGATCTGAATTTTTTGCTAGTTTTAACAACGCCAGTTCTTTTCAAGATCAGGTAAATAATGTTTTATTATTTATGCCTTTGGGTTTTTGTTGTGCTAATTTACTACATCAATTGAAAATCAAACCAGCATTAAAAATTACTATAGTTTTTCTGCTGAGTGCTGCTTTATCTTCAACAGTCGAAGTTTTGCAAATATTTATTTCTTCAAGAACTCCAACTCCAGCAGATATCTTCAATAATACCTTTGGAGGATGTTTGGGTTTTGCAGTTTTTTATCTCTGGAATTATCAAAGTCTAAGTAGAAGCTTTTTGCAACTTCAAACTGGTAGTTTGAAACAATTAAATCAACGAATCACAGGCTTGATTTTAGCTTATATATTTTTAATTATACTGATTTCATCTATCTGGCAAAGCACAACAAACTTAAATAATTGGGATTTCAATTATCCGTTGATACTTGGTAATGAAAGGACAGGAGATCGACCTTGGCAAGGATATATTTCAGAACTTTATATTACTGATAAAGCAATATCAAATTATGAAGTAAGCAGAGGTTTAAATGATGCTAATTACTTTTCGAGCATCGGTAATTCTCTTTTAGCTAGTTATCAATTAGATAATAAATGTTGTGGTCAGGAAAAACAAGGAAATTCACCAAAACTATTATGGAAGGGAAAGCCTACAAATATACGGGAGGGTAAAGGCGTTTTTTTGAGTTCTAGCCAGTGGTTACAAACAGCCAAGCCTGTAAAAAATATCAGTAAAAATATCAGTAAAAAATCTGAATTTACTCTAAGTACTACTCTTGCAACTAACAATATTCAACAGACGGGGCCAGGGCGAATAATTTCCATCTCTAATAATTATTTGCGGCGTAATTTGACTCTTTCGCAACAAAAAGATTCTCTAGAATTAAGGTTGAGAACACCAATTACTGGGGAAAATGGCACAGATTTACAATTGATGATTCCCAATGTTTTTACAGACAAGGAATTTCACCAAATTCTCATGACATATTCTAGAGGAACCATTCAAGTCTATATAGATAATAGACAACGTTCTTACTCTTTCAATTTATTAGAATTGATTCCCCTTCATCAAAAAGTATTTTATTACGCTCTGACTTTTATTCCGTTGGGTGCAGTTTTAGCTTTGCTGAGTCTTTTTACCAAAAATAGGGTGATATTATCTCAGATATTGGTTCCTAGTGGCATTTTATTACCTTCTGTCATATTGGAAGTTATTTTGATAAATGAAAGTGATAAAAGCCTAAGTTGGAAAAACATTTTACTAGGAATATTATTTACATCAGGAACAATGCTAATTTTGAAAATGCGAGCAAATAGCTTAAAAGTCAGGAGTTCGGAGTTCGGAGTTCGGAGTTCGGAGTGA
- a CDS encoding ADP-ribosylglycohydrolase family protein, with amino-acid sequence MLGAIAGDIIGSIYEFNNIKTKDFPLFDDRCHFTDDTILTLAVAEVILNADEFPDKTKYIDKFQYIQQFKSYYGEYPHANYGNHFMKWADSGSTEPYNSWGNGSAMRVSPIASAFDNLDIVLEEAKHCAEVTHDHPEGIKGAQATAASIFLARTGHDKTTIKSYIQKTFGYNLEQTLDEIRPSYEYDMSCQGSVPQAIIAFLESTDFEDAIRNAISIGGDSGTIACITGSIAEPFYSGVPEDIAEWIFTKLDDHLWTITDKFMSQYYA; translated from the coding sequence ATGCTGGGTGCGATCGCAGGTGATATTATTGGCTCAATCTATGAGTTTAACAATATTAAAACTAAGGACTTTCCCCTTTTCGATGATAGATGTCATTTCACCGATGATACAATATTAACCCTGGCAGTGGCAGAAGTTATTCTCAACGCAGACGAATTCCCTGACAAAACCAAGTATATTGATAAATTCCAATATATTCAGCAATTCAAATCTTATTACGGTGAATATCCCCATGCTAATTATGGTAATCACTTTATGAAATGGGCAGATTCCGGTAGTACCGAACCGTACAATAGTTGGGGTAATGGTTCAGCTATGCGTGTTAGTCCCATAGCATCTGCATTTGATAACCTAGATATTGTCTTAGAAGAAGCAAAACATTGTGCAGAAGTTACCCATGACCACCCTGAAGGTATTAAAGGCGCACAAGCAACAGCCGCATCTATCTTTTTAGCCCGTACTGGCCATGATAAAACTACCATCAAATCCTATATCCAAAAGACTTTTGGTTATAACTTAGAGCAAACCTTAGACGAAATTAGACCTAGTTATGAATATGATATGTCCTGTCAAGGTTCTGTTCCTCAAGCAATTATTGCTTTTTTAGAATCAACTGATTTTGAAGATGCAATTCGTAACGCTATTTCTATTGGTGGAGACAGTGGCACTATTGCTTGTATTACAGGTAGTATTGCCGAACCATTTTATAGTGGTGTTCCAGAAGATATTGCAGAATGGATTTTTACTAAATTAGATGATCATCTCTGGACTATTACTGATAAGTTTATGTCTCAATATTACGCATAG